The genomic segment TGATTTTGGATCCACACCTAAATGCAAAACATCAAAGATAAGCCACCCAGGTAACCTCATCACCACAACAAAAGTAAgaacgcacacacacacacactactcTCACACACACCACCATCACAAAATTCTTCATATCCTTGCTAACAAATAAAAGATTAAACTGCATCATATCGATACCAAATAGGATAACAGATATCAATAGTGGCTAACAAAAGCAACTAAAAGAAATTACCAACAGGAACTTTAGGTTGTCTGATAGCAACTTTAAGCAACTCGTTAAGCTCTTTCTCTCTCGCCAGCTCCTCCTCTTTCTTCTTCTGTTAATTTTCCAATAAACAATACACGGATAGATAAATCAATCACCGTAGAAAGAAACAATCCATCGAACATTCAACAATACCATATATCCAGATACAAACAAAAGTAAAGATTATACATCCTTGCGCGACCTGGGCATTGATCTTGGTAGCATCTGGTTTAGGCTGAACCGACTGTTTGAGAGACTGCACATATTTCTGCACAGACTTCgacttgttcttgttcttcagCCCGAAAGTCTTGTCTTCGACTATCTTCTGCTTCTTTGCCAAATCCCCTTTCAATTGCTGCTTCGGAGGCATTCTTCTCCGTTATTTGGCTccttaaattatgatttttaccaCGATATTTAAGAAACCTTAGATTTATAGTAGATGTGTAAACGATAAATGAACCGTCGCCGGAGAAACTGGTGCGGCCCGATGTTTAGGCGGCGGCGGAAGAGGCGTTACGTGTATTTTTTGGGGCGAGGGTTCCGTGCGGTGAGAAGAAATTATTCGGTGGGGTGATTGCAGTTCGCAACTATTGGGGTCGGGCGGGTTTGGGTTACCAAGTTTAAAAAATGACCCGAGGCCCTAAACGGAACCCACAATAAAGCCCAGATATTGGGCCCAACCTAATttcaatataaattttaaatttcaacataTTTAccattgattttaaaaaaatatattaatatatttaatatatttcagATGtcatttgataaatattttttccagTAAAATAGAATAAATTTATAGTTTCATTTAAATGGATTATCTGAATTTCTAAAAATTATATCACATGATTAACCGAATGGATGGGCCACGATTACAAACGGTTGAAAAATAATTGGGCAGGTTTGGGCTTTAGGCTCAATTTTAGCTCGGAACCGAAAATTAGGATGGAAAAAATATCCTCTTAATTTGTGTAATAAAAATTTCAGCCTGCGTTTGGTTCGGGTGATTAGTCGGGATAGATTATTTTATCCCGGCTAATCACCCGTTTGGTTGGATTTTTAGGAAATACGAGGGCCCGTGATAAAATTGAAAAGCCCGCACTGTAGCTACTATTTGTTGGACAAATAATACTGACAATTTAGGTGTGATAAATTAtcccactcttaatacctcctatttttccaattttacccttctcctaaattcaaactcaaggtagcgacggtttgtaaaaatccGTCCcaaatagcgacagttttttcaaaaaccgtcgctaatagccaCGGTTttcttaaaaaccgtcgctaatagcgacggtttttcagaaATTGTCGCCGATCTAaacaagatcggcgacggtaaATCCGTCGCAAGACCATTTCCGGCAGACCATTTCCgacaaatccgtcgctaatagcgacgtttCAGGCCCTCTCACCCGCCGACCTTTTCCGGCAGACCATTTCCGCCCGACCGCCGGCCACCACCGCCACTGTCGCCGTcgcgaaggggaagggcaaattcgtcttttcatcaaaaaattcaaaataatcctacacataaaaatcttaccaaacataatattattttacaccatatattacaatcctatcacaatcattttttttatcatttacgtactaatcattagtttactctatctttcaatcaaacGTAGCCTCAAGCTTCTATTATCTAGCTGAATTGATTTTTTACTCGGACACTGTTTGATGTGAAGGAAGAGATTCTACGTGCTCGTATTATATCGCATTTGACTTGATTAtagcttcttctttttttaaaaaaaaaaaccatatcATCTGATCTTTTCAATTTATCGTTATATTTTCCATCATCTTAACTCGAGTCATATTGCATGGTCATCTAATACTATATACTAAACTTGAGGCACCTATACTAACCAATTTGGTTCGTCAATGTGACATCGACGTCAAATTACATATACAAGTTACAACCtagaaaaatacaaattcatTTTCTTTGTTAAAAACAAAAAGGTCAaaacaataattattttatcCTTATATtgatcagtttttttttttaaattcaacaTGTTCCTCAAATTTTGCAACCACAAAATCTGTAACTCGATTTGTCTTTTTGTTAaggattttttaaatataaatttccaaatttgattatgagtatccaaattttattatttgattgcaaaaaatataaatatgtatttaaaTCATGTATTCTACGTTATTTAAGTTACCATAATGATTTAAACACGCGCAATCAATGTACCGTAGAAGCTAGAATCTTTTTAAATTTTCCTATATTGAATAAACTGCTCCACCGAGATTAGGCTTGTAGCCCAATGATCTCCCTTTTTGTCGGATTAGCCGGTTTCTCGGTTCGATCCCTTCACGTCGCCGCGTGTgttgtaataaaaaataaataagataaTAAACTGCTCCACCTCACCACAGTTGGACCTACGCAAAATATataaagaaaacaaaatataaatgcgCACAGAATTTTGGGACGCGTACTCTGGTTTCCAAGAATCACCAGCCACAGAAGCTAATTCTGGTTTTCTCAAATCTCCAATGGCGTTTGCTCTTCCAGTAGCCACAGCGGACGGGAGGATCACACAAAAAATACTGTAACTGCCAGCAAATTACACATTCCAACAACGTCTATCCGCAGATTCCAAAAGCCATCGCCCTCATGCTCGCGTTTCCACCGGTCTCTCCAAACCAAGAATTCGCCGTATACATGGTCCGCCATCTCCGGATCCACGGGTAAGATTTTGTTTCAGTTTTCCTTGTTGGATTGCTTTAGAACTAAGCAAGGTAGCAGGGAATGTGCGAGTTAGCTAGTTCGATAATTCTTCAGACGAATATCTTTTTGATTTTGAGTGAATTAACtaatttgataatattttataaatcatatatgatatatgtgatattcaATGTGTGAATAAAATAGCAGTAATGAAACTCAGAATACTGGCGTTTGGATAAAATTGAGgagaagatgatgatgatgatgaagtcaTCGTCATTTTTGCATTGATATAAAAGTGAGATTGAATTTACTTTGTTTTCTCTGTGTGTATGTGCAAGTTCGAGCTCAGAACTCGAGTGAAATGCCTCACGGACTGCTCATCTTACTCCTCAAACCTGTTTCATACAGCCAAACTTGTTTCATACAGCCAGTATCTTTGTTAATTAGGATTAAATGGGAGAGATGTCGTGACAGGAAAGCGAAATAAGTTATACGACTATGAAAGATAAATGTTTTTTTCAGGCGTTTAAAGTTTGCAAAGTTGAAGAACATCCCAAGAATCTTGTCTATTTTATAAGTGCTTGTGAAATATGATGCAATGCATTGCGAAGTCGAAGTGACTTCTTTATGATCGTAGGTGCTGAAACATCTTCAGCGGCCGAGGGTACCGCTAGCCAGTTGGACAATGTCGTGGTGTTAGATTTGAATGGAAAGGAAATCCACATTTCTGATTTGTGGAAAGATAGGAAAGCTGTTGTTGCATTTGCTCGACATTTTGGGTGACTATACTGGAGATTTCTGCTTTGATCATTTGCTTGTGGATTGTTGAAATGGGAAGGGAAAAAATTTACGTGATTTTCACATTTACCACTGCAGATGTGTACTCTGTCGAAAAAGGGCTGATTATCTAGCTAATGAGAAGGTAACTTACGCCGAAAGGAAGAATCTCTCTTTGATTTTGGAACGCTGATTCCCGGATAGTTGCAGATGGTGTCACTCGATTAAAAATGATTCTACAATATTTTAGTTACCATCATGATTTTCACTGCCTGTTATTTTGATGAATGAAATTTCTGTTTTTGTTTCATAGGATAAGTTGGATGCAGCTGGCGTGGCACTAGTCTTAATCGGACCCGGTAGTGTTGATCAGGTTTATTTACATTCCGAATTTTCGGGTTCATTACAGAAGTAGCAACGCCAGTTTTTCAATAGAACTTGAATTAACGTTTTTCCTGTTTTTACCAAGTTCTCCGAGATCCTGAGATACTTCTTTCAAGTCATGTTTACATAATTTGATTTGTGTTCTCTTTCAAGAGAATAATAACTACAAAGTACCAAGACTTTTATATTAGGACATATATTGTATTTCATGATGTTACGgacaatatcataataaaaTGTCGGACTCCTCTAAGAATCTCTTAATTATTTGCCATAGTTATGTGACATATGGGAAATTTCTTGATTTTGTGTCCAGCATTGCATTTGAACAATTTTAGTTTCCTCCAAACACAAAAATACTATCAACTTCACACAATTTGCATAATTTGTTTAATCCCTAACTTAGATAATTTATTCCATTGGTAACAAGTTCTCTTGCAGGCAAAAGCATTCTCTGAGCAAACAAAGTTCCAAGGAGGTTAGTTTTTGTGATGTTGAATTCAAACTAGTTTTCAATGGAGCCGCATTATGTTAAAAAAATTCTCCCTAAAATTTGTTCCTTTTCACCATAAACTATTTCTCAATCTTCATCATTTCATGAAAAATAGATGCCGCAAATGATTAGAAGATTTTTTTGTGCAACTTTATAAACTTCTTCGAGGTCTGGATGGACTGAATAGTTTGGAATATATGTGTTTTCTATAGAGGTATATGCAGATCCTAGCTATTCATCATATAAGGCGATGAATTTCGTCTCCGGTGTTTCTACCACATTTAGCTCTGGGGTACAGTGACACTCCTATTACTGTGTTTTAATGTAACATCTCCAACACGAGTTCTCACCACATTTCACTAGCTATACAAGATTTTGTTATTTGTGCAGCTCGTTTGTGGTCTTTAATTATTGGCACAAGATTCTCGCctcaaacatttttaaaattgttatttGCAGGCGGGTTTGAAAGTAATAAAAGCCTACTTGGAAGGGTATCGCCAGGACTGGGCACTCTCCTTTGAGAAGGATACCAGGACAAGGGGTGGCTGGTATGTGTatcaatatatgtatatatagatCGATACCATTCAAAGGGGGGATGGAGGAAAACCTCTCACAAAACTAACTTGTGTTGGCAGATGTCTCTGTATAATTTTCCTTGCAATTCCCCTTCAAGCCATTCTCTCGCAGAGGTTCAAGCCTTTGATTTTTGTTAATTTGCAGGCAGCAAGGTGGGATTATTGTTGCTGGTCCTGGTAAAAATAACATCTCATATATACACAAGGTATGCCACCTACTACTCTTTTCATCATATGTGACTTTCTTGAAACATAGTCGATATTCAACTTGGAGACTGTTGATTGCTAGAGTGGATACAGTTTTACAGATACTCAACCGGATATCCTTGATATTATGATCCTAATAAGTAATATCAACCAATTTTACATTCACCCGGTCTTATAatgttttttattaatttaaacaGGATAAAGAAGCAGGGGATGATCCAGATATAGAAGATATCCTGAAAGTATGTTGTTTACAAGGCGCTTGAGTATTCTCTGATCATGTAAATAGTATATTCTGTACTTGCAGTGTTAAATAAAGAATAATGCTGTAGTTTTTCGAAGGATCTGGAATAGTATGGTGTGTAAAATTTTGGGATGTTCTTACCTATTTTACATTATAGTATGTTAATGGTTAATTTGTTGCCGCATCGAGCCGTCTTTGCAACCAATGCTGTAGTGATTCCCTGGTCACCTTTAGCCTCTGCAGAGCTACTGGTCTCCTGCTAGGAGATTTAGATGCTGGTGGCAAACTGCTACCTTCATGTACTTCTTCTAAtctcaaattttgatattttaccTCTGATGAGAGAACCTGAAGCCCTAAGTCGCGATGCAGTAGTCTAATCACAGCTTCCCTAATTCCATTCTCATCTTCATAGAGTTCTCGGGCTCCTAATATGATCAAGACATCATCTTTCACTGAATCTCCTAGAACCAAAAAAAGGGTATACAGTCTTTCAAAAAAAGGGCAGCATGTTAAATACAGCTGTTATACTATCCACTGGATATGAATCTCTTGTGTGTCGATTAGGTGTGGCTAGTGTGAGTTTGAAATTTCAAATGTGGACGACGAATCCGTCACCTGCAATGTACTTTTCTTTGATCTTCCTCAGAACTGCCAGAACGACTATCCGTGCTTCCACCTAATGATGTATATAGCAAATGATCTGGTCAAATTCGGCCAAGAAAATGAAGTAATCCTATGCTTAGTTtcatttttcgaaaatgaaAGCAAACAATACCAAATGAACTAAGACTAAAAAAAATATCCATTGTCCTAAGTTTGTTAATGCAATTTTGTTTTAAAGGTGACTGGACTTTGTAAAGCAGTTCCATCAGATCACAATATTCAAGGCCACGGGTAAGTGCGTGCTGTACCTTTGTGAGACTTCGAAGATCAATGGAAAGGCTATCAGCATTGTTTTCTTGCAAGTGTTCTGCAACTTTCTCGAGTAGTATACTTTCAGGCCTAAAATCGGTCCTCTGAGAACAACATTGGTCAGTCGCCATTGTTCTATTCTGTATTACACCTTCACACCACTCCTCAATTAGTTGCTTGAGATAGTAGTCGTTCGATTTGTATCTGTAGAGTTATTCATACATCAAACGTATTATAACAGACACCACATATTGCACCATGCACAACTAATTCAGAAGTAGTAGAGGAAAGAAACAAACTGCACACAAAATTTGAGATTCTTTTATGTTTGAGAGGGACTCGTATCACCTTTCAGTTACAGCGTAAAATTGTTTGTGTCCTAATATGCACAACTAATATGCGGTCGTACAAAGTAAATCTAACATACCCTGCTTTTCTCATATCCTGATATATAGCAAGGCATTGTTGTACTTCCTGCAGTGAACCGTACCTACTACGAGCTCGAAGAATAGTGTTGTAAGTCACCTGTGATCACAagtttgatgttaacaaaaatgAAACAGAAGTCCATTCGGATGAACTTTTTAACCTATTGTGACAGAAGAAAAAgaggaaaaattaaaaacaattacacTGAACACCTTACCATATTCGGTTTTACTTGATATTTTTCCATTTCTGCAAATAGCGAAAATGCAAGCTTCAGATTGTTGTGTTTCACACAGACCTgtaattaaaaaaagaaaagaaacaaacaTAGTGTCAATTAACTTTGAGCAACTCTGTGCTCCGCTCCTCAGAGCCTAAAAAGAATGCAAAAGAAACTTGATTAAATGATCTCTGAACCTTAATAGCTGTTGTATATGTAACAACATCAGGTTGAATGCCAGTTTCATGCATGGAACTCAAGAtctgctatgcaagaagagagcacatgttttaaaatttttgagtaAAAAATTCTAAAGACTTTTGGAAACCAAAACTTATAACAAAACATGAAAGCATGCAGGCCATCATTGAATTTTCTAAAGAGGTCATTTAAGTTATTGGTAACAACAAATGAGATTCTGGAACTATCGAATCCACTAGGCATGGTGTTTGATTAAATGATTCGAGAATTTCTTCCTAGTTCGAACTATAACCTGGAACCACCTTTTATCTGCTTAGACGCCTTTTAAGACCCTACGCTTAAGTGTGATAATCACAAAGTATGGTCAGACTTTTACCAACTGAGTGGGAATTATATTATTAACAAGCAACTCACAGGATCAAATAATCGTATAATATAATGGAAAAAGTTTCCGTAAATTAATGGCATTTCGTAATGCTAGCAACAGGTATCAGAAATTAAGGGTAACAGGTTTCGTGATCATATCCTTTACATGATGGGTTAGATTAGGTTACCTGTGCTGCGGTTGCAACATTCCCTGAGTCTCCACAAATATCAATCAAGATCGACCAGCTTATATTATTAGGAGAAAGGCCCAAAGTTTTCATTTCACCCATCAAAGCTTTGGCTCGGTAATAATCAGTGCCACAGGCTTTCATCATGATATTATAGGTCGAAGTTGTAGGCCTAAATGGAACTTTAACGGTTAAGTGCCTGTAAGGTGAGGAACTCTTTTTCATTTGATCAATAGCTAGAAATTCCTCTGCATTATATTGGTTATGATCTGCGGTAGTTTGATGAAAACCTCTTTCTTTCCAGCATTGAAATAGCCGAAAGGCCCTATCAAATTGGCAAGCTTCAACGCAGGCATGAAGAAGAATATTGATACATTGTGAATTTGGTTGGCCACCAGCTAGAAGCATCTCTTCAAATAACTTAACTGTTTGCTCGACCAGACCTGCATTTGCGCATGCATTGATCAACGATGACCATGTAACCGTGTTCGGAATGACATCAGATGCAGTCATATCTTCTTTGATTTCTAAAGCCAATTTCCACATTTTGGCATCTGCAAAGATCTGAAAGTTGATGGAAGGGTAGAATGACTTTAACATTctcaaaagtattattttcaGACCAGAGAATACAAACTGGAACACAGCACAAAAGAATATATAAATGATGCAGAATATTTGAATATGCATCCCAAATATTATTTCAAGAGCTATTTAATTTGCAACATTAGGCTAATGCATACAAGGGCAAAAATAGGTACTGTTCCCATTTTGAACctttaaaaaagaaaagaaaagagagAGAACATATCACAAGCGTTGTGCATGATACAATAAAGTCGAAACTTTTTAGTTGTGATATTGACCAGCCAAATAACTGACAGGAATCAAGACTCCAACTTAGTCCACAAAATAGTCAATGTAAACAACCTTACACCTTTATCATTGTGCTATATGTGAAAACATCCAGTTTCAGCGCTCCTTTTGACTCCAAATCTCGTATGCCCTTATAAATGTCCTGGGCAAGTTCAACTCTTTCAGCAAGGCAGCATGATTTCAAAAGGATGTTGTGAGATGCAATGTCAACAGTCACCCCAAGTTTCTGGATAAAGCACCTGAGTAAATATTCTGATATAGTATTTCACCCATTACATGCGCTAAATAAATTTCAAAAGTGAGGCATGAATCATTACATAGAACTGGGGAAGCTGGTGGGAGGCGGGGATGAGAGAGTTTAAAAGAACCTTACCCTCATCTGTTTGTATACATTCATTGTGTAATGCAAATCACCGGCATTCACATTCATGAGACTGTTAAAGACATATGTATTTGGGGTGACCTTGCTGGCAAGCAACTCCTGTGACAATTTCAGATGTTATGGCAGCAGGCATTCACCCACTAACATCCATAAAACATTATATAAAGAAAACCAAGTACACTGTGGCGAATGGAGTCTCCAATAATTGTTCTCAATTAGTTTCAAACCAGATTCTTTACAAGTGCCTTGAATATACCACCCAATAGAATATTAGAGTTCTATTGAATTTTTCTTTGTGTTGTTTTTGGTGTTTACAAGTTATCACTTCTACTTTGCAAAATTTACAAAATGGCATGGTTCAGAACTACTCATTGATTCTAGGTGATAAGCAAGTCCAGAAGGTGAGGAAAGGGAAAGAAACATAAAGGTAATAACATCTCAAAAACAACAAGAGATGCATAAAGGCAAAAACATGGTTTAATAAAAAAGAGCTGAGCAT from the Primulina eburnea isolate SZY01 chromosome 3, ASM2296580v1, whole genome shotgun sequence genome contains:
- the LOC140826720 gene encoding thioredoxin-like protein AAED1, chloroplastic; protein product: FSQISNGVCSSSSHSGREDHTKNTVTASKLHIPTTSIRRFQKPSPSCSRFHRSLQTKNSPYTWSAISGSTGAETSSAAEGTASQLDNVVVLDLNGKEIHISDLWKDRKAVVAFARHFGCVLCRKRADYLANEKDKLDAAGVALVLIGPGSVDQAKAFSEQTKFQGEVYADPSYSSYKAMNFVSGVSTTFSSGAGLKVIKAYLEGYRQDWALSFEKDTRTRGGWQQGGIIVAGPGKNNISYIHKDKEAGDDPDIEDILKVCCLQGA
- the LOC140826158 gene encoding pentatricopeptide repeat-containing protein At5g02830, chloroplastic, whose amino-acid sequence is MSDALSIIASPAVFSPSATPPLDKARRLHRRSSSKSLPNPNSKSKPQYTSIPPLLSSSRRDKHQSLVYYAELASKLAEDGRFEDFLMVSESMVASGVKASEFSALLDAKSVERGVARMIRERKLDSVVELVFNGIRKLDIEPVQLFDGIAVDAIRGECGRMLKCGEVDQIVDLMVTLHGFQFPIQKLAEPSHIINLCIKKRNPMTAIRYAQICPHMEILFCTVILEFGKKGDLMSALRAFEASKQNLNCISMHAYRTIIDVCGLCGDYLKSRTIFEELLASKVTPNTYVFNSLMNVNAGDLHYTMNVYKQMRKLGVTVDIASHNILLKSCCLAERVELAQDIYKGIRDLESKGALKLDVFTYSTMIKIFADAKMWKLALEIKEDMTASDVIPNTVTWSSLINACANAGLVEQTVKLFEEMLLAGGQPNSQCINILLHACVEACQFDRAFRLFQCWKERGFHQTTADHNQYNAEEFLAIDQMKKSSSPYRHLTVKVPFRPTTSTYNIMMKACGTDYYRAKALMGEMKTLGLSPNNISWSILIDICGDSGNVATAAQILSSMHETGIQPDVVTYTTAIKVCVKHNNLKLAFSLFAEMEKYQVKPNMVTYNTILRARSRYGSLQEVQQCLAIYQDMRKAGYKSNDYYLKQLIEEWCEGVIQNRTMATDQCCSQRTDFRPESILLEKVAEHLQENNADSLSIDLRSLTKVEARIVVLAVLRKIKEKYIAGDSVKDDVLIILGARELYEDENGIREAVIRLLHRDLGLQVLSSEVKYQNLRLEEVHEGSSLPPASKSPSRRPVALQRLKVTRESLQHWLQRRLDAATN